A DNA window from Mucilaginibacter xinganensis contains the following coding sequences:
- a CDS encoding helix-turn-helix transcriptional regulator has product MVWKLMVTNAIRIMSPPDSANIHHCMVVRSILPYRKVVRKPPRVLFPKSLDTLGDHVRTARLQRGLLQRDVAKIVNVSEDSVTYWENGRAIPQIQHYPLIIAFLGYYPFTHETDSIAGKLKQLRFCLGYSYEQCGEVFVVNASTIRAWELCHNLPSKSKQSLIQARWRSLPDFLTKKTT; this is encoded by the coding sequence ATGGTCTGGAAACTTATGGTAACTAATGCGATCAGGATAATGAGCCCGCCTGACAGTGCGAACATCCACCACTGCATGGTGGTGAGAAGTATTCTCCCGTACCGCAAGGTTGTCCGAAAGCCGCCGCGCGTGCTATTTCCTAAATCGCTTGATACCCTCGGAGACCATGTGCGCACCGCAAGGCTGCAACGGGGACTCCTGCAAAGGGACGTGGCGAAGATAGTAAATGTGTCGGAGGATTCGGTAACGTATTGGGAGAATGGCAGGGCCATCCCGCAGATACAGCACTACCCGCTGATTATCGCGTTTCTGGGATACTATCCCTTCACTCACGAGACTGACAGCATTGCCGGAAAACTGAAGCAACTGCGCTTCTGTCTGGGATACTCCTATGAGCAGTGCGGTGAAGTCTTTGTGGTCAATGCCTCAACAATACGGGCCTGGGAACTGTGCCATAACCTTCCATCGAAAAGCAAGCAGTCACTTATTCAAGCCCGGTGGCGCAGCCTGCCCGATTTTCTCACAAAAAAAACCACTTAA
- a CDS encoding BrxA/BrxB family bacilliredoxin: protein MYPEYLVAPMREELTRVGFEELKDADAVTKAIESEGTVFVMVNSVCGCAAANARPAVRMAAKNEKHPDKMVTVFAGMEADAVNKARAYMLPYPPSSPAMALFKDGKLVHIIERHQIEGRPAQMIADNLIGAFEQYC, encoded by the coding sequence ATGTATCCAGAATATTTAGTAGCCCCAATGCGGGAAGAGCTTACCAGGGTTGGCTTTGAGGAGTTGAAAGATGCAGATGCAGTGACTAAAGCTATTGAAAGCGAAGGGACTGTTTTTGTGATGGTTAATTCTGTTTGCGGTTGCGCAGCAGCAAATGCACGCCCTGCTGTACGCATGGCTGCAAAAAACGAAAAACACCCTGATAAAATGGTAACCGTTTTTGCAGGTATGGAAGCTGACGCTGTGAACAAAGCACGTGCTTATATGCTGCCTTATCCTCCATCATCACCGGCCATGGCTTTATTTAAAGATGGCAAGCTGGTTCACATTATTGAGCGTCATCAAATTGAAGGCCGCCCGGCACAAATGATTGCTGATAACCTGATTGGTGCATTTGAGCAATATTGCTAA
- a CDS encoding M23 family metallopeptidase, which produces MKLKPSDVSTVIIVNKNKEGSQTLQIKTKHISRIKHYLLGILAVITTLTLSVIYLSHKNQEQEEEKHNLVAQLIKLKGEVPVAGVEVKKPNNAQNYIQSIEGKLQTINDYLKKRGLKGFSTKAVGGNGNAEAAKLTDEEKYSLYDEYLNRLVHTVAFTPMGYPRVSALTSYFGYRSDPFNTASAEFHPGIDFKGNRGDEAKCTATGRVVFAGRYGGYGNCVRIEHANNFETLYGHLSRITVKVGQEVTVGQKIGEVGSTGHSTGNHLHYEVRKNGKAINPIKFLTLNN; this is translated from the coding sequence ATGAAATTGAAACCGTCTGACGTAAGTACAGTTATTATTGTAAACAAGAATAAAGAAGGCTCTCAAACATTACAGATCAAAACAAAACATATCAGCCGCATCAAGCATTATCTGCTTGGTATTTTAGCCGTTATTACTACCCTAACCCTTTCTGTAATTTATTTGAGTCATAAAAACCAGGAACAGGAAGAAGAGAAACACAACCTGGTAGCGCAATTGATCAAGCTCAAAGGTGAAGTACCTGTGGCCGGTGTTGAAGTTAAAAAGCCCAACAACGCCCAAAACTATATCCAGTCTATCGAAGGTAAACTTCAAACCATTAATGATTACCTTAAAAAACGCGGACTCAAAGGCTTTTCTACTAAAGCTGTTGGTGGCAATGGTAACGCAGAAGCAGCCAAACTTACCGATGAAGAAAAGTATTCCTTGTATGATGAATATTTAAACCGTTTGGTACATACGGTAGCCTTTACACCTATGGGCTACCCGCGGGTTAGTGCGTTAACTTCCTATTTTGGCTACCGGAGCGATCCTTTTAATACAGCCAGTGCAGAGTTTCATCCCGGTATTGATTTTAAGGGTAACCGCGGCGACGAAGCCAAATGTACTGCCACCGGCAGAGTGGTATTTGCAGGCCGTTATGGCGGGTACGGCAACTGTGTACGTATAGAACATGCCAATAATTTTGAAACCTTGTACGGGCATTTATCCCGTATTACCGTAAAAGTTGGCCAGGAAGTTACCGTAGGCCAAAAAATTGGCGAAGTAGGCTCAACCGGTCATTCAACAGGGAACCATTTGCATTATGAAGTACGCAAAAATGGCAAGGCAATTAACCCTATAAAATTTCTGACACTTAATAATTAG
- a CDS encoding bactofilin family protein codes for MALFSKKEKVSLDLQSISTLISEGSIFDGNLKAPAFTRIDGQITGDVVVDEGLILGEKGEIRGNVITKEMVVYGVVNGNIQTNSLEIKATGKVNGEIKTQTLTVENGAVYNGSLSMSQNNKAAQPNKLPRHEAKAIEA; via the coding sequence ATGGCATTATTTTCAAAAAAAGAAAAAGTTTCATTGGATTTGCAGTCCATATCAACATTGATAAGTGAAGGCAGCATTTTTGACGGCAACCTGAAGGCGCCTGCCTTTACAAGGATTGATGGACAAATTACCGGCGACGTGGTGGTTGATGAGGGCCTTATTTTAGGTGAAAAAGGAGAGATAAGAGGTAATGTTATAACCAAGGAAATGGTTGTTTACGGTGTTGTAAACGGCAATATCCAAACCAATTCGCTCGAAATAAAAGCCACCGGAAAAGTTAACGGTGAGATAAAGACCCAAACCCTGACCGTAGAGAACGGCGCTGTTTATAACGGCAGCCTTTCCATGTCACAAAACAACAAAGCTGCCCAGCCGAACAAGCTACCCAGGCATGAGGCAAAGGCTATTGAGGCATAA
- the ahcY gene encoding adenosylhomocysteinase has product MSSVETEFVKFKVKDISLAQWGRKEIELAEAEMPGLMALRKEYGPSKALKGARIAGCLHMTIQTAVLIETLIELGAEVTWSSCNIFSTQDHAAAAIAAAGVSVYAWKGMNAEEFDWCIEQTLFFGEDRKPLNMILDDGGDLTNMVLDKFPELIGGIKGLSEETTTGVHRLYERVKAGTLPMPAINVNDSVTKSKFDNKYGCRESLVDAIRRATDVMMAGKVAVVCGYGDVGKGSADSLRNAGVRVIVTEIDPICALQAAMEGFEVKKLGTAITEADIVVTATGNMNIVREQHFRALKDKAIVCNIGHFDNEIDMAWLNGAYGDTKIEIKPQVDKYTIDGKDLIILAEGRLVNLGCATGHPSFVMSNSFTNQTLAQLELWNNGAAYENKVYTLPKHLDEKVARLHLAKIGVELEVLDQDQAEYIGVTVDGPFKPEYYRY; this is encoded by the coding sequence ATGTCATCAGTAGAGACCGAATTTGTAAAATTCAAAGTAAAGGATATTTCGCTGGCACAATGGGGCCGCAAAGAAATTGAATTAGCCGAGGCAGAAATGCCGGGACTAATGGCTTTACGCAAAGAATATGGCCCGTCAAAAGCATTAAAAGGTGCAAGGATAGCAGGCTGCCTGCACATGACGATCCAAACCGCAGTTTTAATTGAAACATTGATAGAATTAGGTGCCGAAGTTACCTGGTCATCATGTAATATATTTTCAACCCAGGATCACGCTGCCGCTGCTATTGCTGCTGCAGGCGTCTCTGTTTATGCCTGGAAAGGCATGAATGCCGAAGAATTTGACTGGTGTATTGAGCAAACCTTATTTTTTGGTGAAGACCGCAAGCCATTGAACATGATACTGGATGATGGCGGCGATTTAACCAACATGGTTTTAGATAAATTTCCGGAGCTGATTGGCGGCATCAAAGGTCTGTCTGAAGAAACTACTACCGGTGTACACCGTTTATATGAGCGCGTGAAAGCTGGTACATTACCAATGCCTGCAATTAACGTTAACGACTCTGTTACCAAATCAAAATTTGATAATAAATACGGCTGTCGTGAATCATTGGTTGACGCTATCCGTCGTGCAACTGACGTAATGATGGCTGGTAAAGTGGCTGTTGTTTGCGGTTATGGTGACGTAGGTAAAGGATCTGCAGATTCATTGCGCAATGCCGGTGTACGTGTTATAGTAACAGAAATTGACCCTATCTGCGCATTACAGGCAGCTATGGAAGGCTTCGAAGTTAAAAAGCTTGGCACTGCTATCACTGAAGCCGACATCGTGGTTACTGCAACAGGTAACATGAACATTGTTCGCGAACAGCATTTCCGCGCTTTAAAGGATAAAGCTATCGTTTGTAACATTGGTCACTTTGATAACGAGATAGACATGGCGTGGTTAAACGGCGCTTATGGCGATACCAAAATTGAGATTAAACCACAGGTTGATAAATATACTATTGACGGTAAGGACCTGATTATATTAGCAGAAGGCCGCCTGGTGAATTTAGGTTGCGCAACCGGCCATCCAAGCTTTGTAATGAGTAACTCGTTCACTAACCAAACCCTTGCCCAGCTTGAGCTTTGGAACAATGGCGCCGCTTACGAAAATAAAGTTTATACCCTGCCAAAACACCTTGACGAAAAAGTTGCCCGTTTACACCTTGCAAAAATAGGGGTTGAACTGGAAGTTTTAGACCAGGATCAGGCTGAGTATATCGGTGTAACTGTTGATGGTCCGTTTAAACCGGAATATTACCGTTACTAA
- a CDS encoding DUF5655 domain-containing protein — protein MTFICPKCDRELLNEQQTHYCARISLDDLFKNKPDELLLLFDKLLAEVTDWPDVLAGTTPNCITFVHRQTFFVIRPMQKQLDLKFYSDKKLVDPPVIKSIATAGRFQNHIRLSNINELRPQIFSWIRNSYQLL, from the coding sequence ATGACCTTCATTTGCCCAAAATGCGACCGCGAGTTATTAAATGAACAGCAAACGCATTACTGTGCAAGAATCAGCCTGGACGATCTGTTTAAAAATAAACCCGACGAATTGCTGTTATTATTTGATAAACTTTTGGCCGAAGTAACAGACTGGCCTGATGTTTTAGCCGGTACTACACCCAACTGCATCACTTTTGTTCACAGGCAAACATTCTTTGTTATCAGGCCGATGCAGAAGCAACTCGACCTCAAATTCTATTCTGATAAAAAGCTGGTAGATCCGCCTGTTATCAAAAGCATAGCAACTGCAGGCAGATTTCAGAACCACATCAGGCTAAGCAATATAAACGAGTTAAGGCCGCAAATATTCAGCTGGATCAGGAACTCTTATCAATTGTTATAA